Proteins co-encoded in one Cytobacillus sp. NJ13 genomic window:
- a CDS encoding ABC-F family ATP-binding cassette domain-containing protein, with protein sequence MILLQVNQLAKNFGADPILTNIKLEVQTRDRIALVGRNGAGKSTLLKIIAGQMTYDSGEIIKPKEVTIGYLAQNTGLESELSIWDEMLTVFSHLQKQEKQLRSLEEQMADPDVLNNSNAYERILKEYDKLQVDFKENGGYQYEADIRSILHGLNFSSLGYDTKISSLSGGQRTRMALGKLLLTKPDILILDEPTNHLDIETLSWLEQYLQGYNGAILIVSHDRYFLDKVVSQVYEISRRQIRKYPGNYSSYLDQKAANFEREMKQFEKQQEEIAKLQDFIQRNLARASTTKRAQSRRKQLARMDVMDRPLGDEKSASFGFDIERQSGNEVLNIHSLAIGYEEIVSENISLRLARGDSIALVGPNGIGKSTLLKTIIKKISSFSGEIQYGSNVTIGYYDQEQAELTSNKRVLNELWDEYPLKPEKEIRTILGNFLFSGDDVLKTVSTLSGGEKARLALAKLMMQKANFLILDEPTNHLDLDSKEILENALIDYPGTILFVSHDRYFINRITSKVVELSSIGATEYLGDYDYYVEKKQEQEELLALNEQDESTASQPVKQDKNNYQQDKETKKLERQRKRRMEEIEEQIEVLEKVIDMNDQLLCDPNVYQDHEKVMGITNETDQAKAKLEELMEEWTLLADD encoded by the coding sequence ATGATACTATTACAAGTCAATCAGCTGGCAAAAAATTTTGGCGCTGATCCCATTTTAACCAATATAAAGCTTGAAGTACAAACCAGGGACAGGATTGCACTAGTAGGGCGCAATGGTGCAGGAAAATCCACCCTTTTAAAAATTATTGCCGGACAAATGACATATGACTCCGGTGAGATTATAAAGCCAAAGGAAGTAACAATTGGCTATCTTGCCCAAAATACCGGCCTGGAATCAGAGTTATCCATTTGGGATGAAATGCTGACTGTTTTTAGTCATCTGCAGAAGCAGGAAAAACAACTTCGCAGCCTTGAAGAACAAATGGCAGACCCTGATGTCCTAAATAATTCTAATGCCTATGAACGCATCTTAAAAGAATACGACAAACTTCAGGTTGATTTCAAAGAAAATGGCGGCTATCAATATGAAGCAGATATCCGTTCCATTCTCCATGGACTCAACTTCAGCTCATTGGGCTATGACACTAAAATTTCATCATTGAGCGGCGGACAGCGTACTAGAATGGCCCTTGGTAAACTTTTGCTGACAAAGCCTGATATCTTAATACTGGACGAGCCTACCAACCACCTGGATATTGAAACATTATCATGGCTCGAACAATACCTGCAGGGATACAATGGCGCAATTCTAATCGTATCCCATGACCGCTATTTCCTTGATAAGGTTGTTTCCCAGGTTTACGAGATTTCCCGCCGGCAAATAAGAAAGTACCCTGGAAACTACAGTTCATATCTGGATCAAAAAGCGGCTAACTTTGAAAGAGAAATGAAGCAATTTGAGAAACAGCAGGAAGAGATCGCTAAGCTGCAGGATTTTATCCAGCGAAACCTTGCCCGTGCTTCCACAACCAAAAGGGCACAAAGCCGCAGAAAGCAGCTGGCCAGAATGGACGTGATGGACAGGCCTCTGGGAGACGAGAAATCAGCTTCTTTTGGCTTTGACATTGAACGGCAATCGGGCAATGAAGTCTTAAATATTCATTCTCTTGCTATAGGCTATGAAGAGATAGTAAGCGAGAATATTTCACTGCGACTGGCAAGAGGCGACAGCATAGCACTTGTAGGGCCAAATGGAATTGGCAAATCCACTTTGCTCAAAACCATCATCAAAAAAATCTCTTCTTTTTCTGGGGAGATTCAGTACGGTTCCAATGTGACAATTGGATACTATGACCAGGAACAGGCGGAACTCACCAGCAACAAGAGAGTCCTGAACGAATTATGGGATGAATACCCGCTAAAACCGGAAAAGGAAATCCGGACAATACTCGGGAATTTTCTTTTCTCTGGTGATGATGTTCTTAAAACTGTTTCAACACTGAGCGGCGGTGAAAAGGCTCGTCTTGCGCTTGCGAAGCTTATGATGCAGAAAGCCAATTTCTTAATCCTCGACGAGCCTACAAACCATTTGGACCTGGATAGCAAAGAAATTCTTGAAAATGCATTAATTGATTATCCTGGAACGATTCTGTTTGTATCTCATGACCGATATTTTATCAACAGAATCACATCAAAAGTAGTTGAACTTTCCAGTATTGGGGCAACAGAGTATCTTGGCGATTATGATTATTATGTGGAAAAAAAGCAGGAACAAGAGGAGCTGCTTGCACTTAATGAGCAAGATGAATCCACCGCATCACAGCCTGTTAAGCAGGATAAAAATAATTATCAGCAGGACAAAGAAACTAAAAAGCTCGAACGCCAGCGAAAAAGAAGAATGGAAGAAATTGAAGAGCAAATTGAAGTATTGGAGAAAGTAATCGATATGAATGATCAGCTTCTCTGTGATCCGAATGTTTATCAAGACCATGAAAAAGTGATGGGCATCACAAATGAAACTGATCAAGCAAAAGCAAAGCTGGAAGAATTGATGGAAGAATGGACACTTTTAGCTGATGATTAA
- the tsaD gene encoding tRNA (adenosine(37)-N6)-threonylcarbamoyltransferase complex transferase subunit TsaD, with translation MKKDQWIMGIETSCDETAVAIIKNGREISANIVASQIESHKRFGGVVPEIASRHHVEQITIVLEEALYKAGITYSDLSAIAVTEGPGLVGALLIGVNAAKAVAFAHGIPLVGVHHIAGHIYANRLVEEMEFPLLSLVVSGGHTELVYMKEHGHFEVIGETRDDAAGEAYDKVARTLNLPYPGGPHIDRLAHEGSPTIQLPRAWLEEGSYDFSFSGLKSAVINTVHNAEQRGETIVPEDLAASFQESVIDVLVTKTERAVEEYQVKQLLLAGGVAANKGLRASLEKKFGDKADIKLIIPPLALCTDNAAMIAAAGSVLFEKGQFAGLDLNANPGLDITIHNDK, from the coding sequence ATGAAAAAAGATCAATGGATCATGGGGATTGAAACAAGCTGTGATGAGACGGCTGTTGCCATCATTAAGAATGGCCGTGAAATCTCAGCCAATATAGTTGCATCCCAAATAGAAAGCCATAAACGTTTTGGGGGAGTAGTTCCGGAAATAGCTTCCCGCCATCATGTTGAACAGATAACGATAGTGTTGGAAGAAGCATTATATAAGGCTGGCATCACATATTCAGATCTTTCAGCAATTGCTGTGACTGAAGGACCTGGCCTTGTAGGCGCGCTGCTGATCGGGGTTAATGCCGCTAAAGCCGTTGCTTTTGCTCATGGTATCCCCCTTGTAGGCGTGCATCATATTGCTGGACATATTTATGCCAATCGATTGGTTGAAGAAATGGAATTTCCATTACTGTCCCTGGTAGTCTCCGGCGGTCATACAGAGCTGGTCTATATGAAGGAGCATGGCCATTTCGAAGTGATTGGAGAGACAAGGGACGATGCTGCAGGAGAGGCATATGATAAAGTTGCCCGGACATTAAATCTGCCATATCCAGGCGGTCCTCACATTGACAGACTCGCTCATGAAGGGAGCCCAACGATTCAGCTGCCGAGAGCCTGGCTGGAAGAGGGTTCATACGATTTTAGCTTCAGCGGCTTAAAGTCTGCCGTTATCAACACTGTTCACAATGCTGAGCAGCGTGGTGAGACCATTGTACCGGAAGATCTGGCCGCAAGCTTCCAGGAAAGTGTCATTGATGTCTTAGTAACGAAAACAGAAAGAGCCGTTGAAGAATATCAGGTGAAGCAGCTGCTGCTCGCAGGCGGAGTGGCGGCGAATAAAGGACTACGAGCTTCTTTGGAAAAGAAGTTTGGGGACAAAGCGGATATAAAGCTTATTATTCCGCCATTAGCTTTATGCACAGATAATGCAGCGATGATTGCTGCTGCAGGAAGTGTGCTGTTTGAAAAAGGACAATTCGCCGGTCTTGATTTAAATGCCAATCCCGGTTTGGACATCACTATCCACAATGATAAATAA
- the rimI gene encoding ribosomal protein S18-alanine N-acetyltransferase — MNKSLTFRFMNEEDIDDVLEIEHKSFATPWSREAFFNELTQNQFALYVVLEEENKVIGYCGAWIVVDEAHITNVALLPEYRGRKLGEALMRKLMEVASEMGAITMTLEVRVSNFTAQSLYRKLGFQNGAIRKNYYTDNQEDALVMWVNL; from the coding sequence ATGAATAAATCCTTAACTTTCCGTTTTATGAATGAAGAGGATATTGATGATGTTTTGGAAATAGAACATAAGTCCTTTGCCACACCCTGGAGCAGGGAGGCCTTTTTTAACGAATTAACACAAAATCAGTTTGCTTTGTATGTTGTTTTAGAAGAAGAAAATAAAGTAATAGGCTACTGTGGAGCATGGATAGTCGTGGACGAAGCTCATATCACAAATGTTGCGCTGCTCCCAGAATATCGCGGGAGAAAACTTGGAGAAGCTCTGATGCGAAAGTTAATGGAGGTTGCGTCTGAAATGGGGGCCATCACGATGACCCTGGAAGTAAGGGTATCTAACTTCACAGCTCAGTCCTTGTACCGAAAGCTTGGTTTTCAAAATGGAGCCATAAGGAAGAACTACTATACTGATAATCAAGAAGATGCTTTAGTAATGTGGGTGAATTTATAA
- the tsaB gene encoding tRNA (adenosine(37)-N6)-threonylcarbamoyltransferase complex dimerization subunit type 1 TsaB, with protein sequence MKVLAIDTSNYPLGVALLDGDQVIGEYITNVKKNHSVRVMPAIDILMKDCGVKPAEIDKIVVAKGPGSYTGVRIGVTIAKTLAWTLNKPLVGVSSLEVYAASAGRYFKGVISPLFDARRGQIYTGLYQYKEGQLASLMKDQILLAKDWAAMLSEQQEKVLFIGNDLPLHKEVFAESLRDRAVYASPAEHNPRPAELALLGRDREPEEVHSFVPNYIRIAEAEANWIKANQEKKL encoded by the coding sequence ATGAAGGTTTTAGCCATTGATACATCCAATTACCCTCTGGGAGTAGCTCTTCTGGATGGTGATCAGGTTATAGGCGAGTATATTACAAATGTAAAAAAGAATCACTCTGTCCGTGTTATGCCGGCTATTGATATATTAATGAAAGATTGTGGTGTTAAGCCAGCTGAGATAGATAAAATTGTTGTTGCGAAAGGACCTGGTTCCTATACAGGTGTCCGTATTGGGGTAACAATTGCAAAAACTCTGGCATGGACTTTAAATAAGCCGCTGGTTGGGGTATCTAGCCTGGAAGTTTATGCGGCTTCGGCTGGCAGATACTTTAAAGGCGTCATATCTCCTCTGTTTGATGCACGCAGAGGGCAAATATATACTGGCCTGTATCAATATAAGGAAGGGCAGTTAGCATCTCTTATGAAAGACCAGATCCTTCTTGCAAAAGATTGGGCAGCAATGCTTTCTGAACAGCAAGAGAAGGTCCTTTTTATTGGGAATGATTTGCCTTTACATAAAGAGGTATTTGCAGAATCCCTTAGAGACCGGGCTGTGTACGCTTCGCCTGCAGAACATAATCCAAGGCCGGCCGAACTTGCCTTGTTAGGCAGAGACAGAGAGCCTGAGGAAGTTCACTCTTTTGTTCCTAATTATATTAGGATTGCGGAAGCTGAAGCTAATTGGATAAAAGCAAACCAAGAAAAAAAGCTATAG
- the tsaE gene encoding tRNA (adenosine(37)-N6)-threonylcarbamoyltransferase complex ATPase subunit type 1 TsaE, which produces MSQFEFISMKPEDTMAFSERLGSLLQPGDVLALEGDLGAGKTTFTKGLAKGLNITRNVNSPTFTIIKEYQGRLPLYHMDVYRVEDSFEDLGFDEYFEGNGVTVVEWAHLVKEQLPEELLIIYLYLDDNDSRKLVLEPKGKRYEELCKEIML; this is translated from the coding sequence ATGAGTCAGTTTGAGTTTATCTCAATGAAGCCAGAGGATACGATGGCGTTTTCGGAAAGGCTGGGCAGCCTGCTTCAGCCGGGGGATGTTCTTGCACTAGAAGGAGATTTGGGAGCAGGAAAAACGACATTCACCAAGGGGCTGGCAAAAGGGCTAAATATTACCCGTAATGTAAATAGCCCCACTTTTACGATTATTAAAGAATACCAAGGAAGATTGCCCCTTTATCATATGGATGTATATAGAGTTGAAGATTCCTTTGAAGATTTGGGGTTTGATGAATATTTTGAAGGCAATGGGGTCACAGTTGTAGAATGGGCTCATCTAGTTAAAGAACAGCTTCCCGAAGAGTTATTGATTATTTATTTATATCTTGATGATAATGACTCAAGAAAGCTTGTCCTAGAACCCAAGGGAAAAAGATATGAGGAATTGTGTAAGGAGATTATGTTATGA
- a CDS encoding SprT family protein: protein MNDQELQTLVEKISLESFGKPFRHQAYFNSRLRSTGGRYMLSSHHVEINKKYYEQLGAGELEGIIKHELCHYHLHLEGKGYKHRDQDFRMLMKKVGAPRFCSALPDRPKTNRSAKILVYMCKECGQTYQRKRIIDTKKYVCGKCKGKLVLKKELTLN, encoded by the coding sequence ATGAATGATCAGGAGCTTCAGACCCTTGTTGAAAAGATATCATTAGAAAGCTTCGGCAAGCCCTTTCGCCATCAGGCTTATTTTAATTCACGCCTCAGATCGACTGGCGGAAGATATATGCTGAGTTCACATCATGTTGAAATAAACAAAAAGTATTATGAGCAGCTTGGGGCCGGAGAATTAGAGGGAATTATTAAGCACGAACTCTGTCATTATCATTTGCATTTGGAGGGAAAAGGATATAAACATCGTGATCAGGATTTCAGAATGCTTATGAAAAAAGTGGGAGCACCACGATTTTGTTCTGCCTTGCCTGATCGTCCAAAAACAAATAGATCTGCTAAGATTCTTGTTTATATGTGTAAGGAATGCGGTCAAACTTATCAAAGAAAAAGAATTATTGATACGAAGAAATATGTCTGCGGTAAATGCAAAGGGAAATTAGTATTAAAAAAAGAATTGACATTAAATTAA
- the cmpA gene encoding cortex morphogenetic protein CmpA, with protein sequence MPVWFQNQIQRAFYEKDRYQIKLLNQCWFFYRKKHCS encoded by the coding sequence ATGCCTGTTTGGTTTCAAAATCAAATCCAGCGTGCTTTTTATGAAAAAGACCGCTATCAGATCAAACTGCTGAATCAGTGCTGGTTTTTCTATAGAAAGAAACACTGCTCATAA
- a CDS encoding Tex family protein, whose protein sequence is MEKTLDRQNQVLNLIAGELSIAIKQVKNTISLLEEGNTVPFIARYRKEQTGALDEVQIRDIMERWQYIQNLNQRKEEVVRLIEEQGKLTEELKSNIEKAVKLQEVEDLYRPYKQKRRTKATAAKEKGLEPFAEWLLTFPLNETPAAKAKEFLSDEKEVTTTEEAIAGAKDIIAEWVSDEAESRKWIRMETAKKGTIESSVKNKEIDEKGVFEMYYEYEEPVSKIVPHRTLALNRGEKEEVLRINIKPNTEFILKYLNKKWVKDERSPAVPSVKEAIEDGYKRLIMPSIEREIRNELTEKAEEQAIMIFSENLRKLLLQPPLKGKMVLGVDPAYRTGCKLAVVDETGKVLDIGVIYPHPPVSKTKQAREKVVHILNTFKVEMVAIGNGTASRETEQFIADILKDMKEEIFYLIVNEAGASVYSASDLAREEFPDFQVEERSAVSIARRLQDPLAELVKIDPKSVGVGQYQHDVSQKKLSESLSFVVETAVNQVGVNVNTASSSLLQHVAGLSKTVAANIIKKREEEGKFTDRKQLKKIPRLGAKTYEQAIGFLRIIDGKESLDRTGIHPETYAVVNKLLANLGFKSSDLGTQSLREALKGINISQTAQELEIGELTLRDIIDALVRPERDPRDELPKPLLKKEVLKLEDLQEGMELQGTVRNVVDFGAFVDIGVKQDGLVHISKLSRQFVKHPLDVVSVGDVVTVWVDSVDKHKGRVALTMLEHSD, encoded by the coding sequence TTGGAAAAAACTTTGGATAGACAAAATCAAGTACTAAACCTAATCGCTGGAGAATTATCAATAGCCATTAAACAAGTAAAAAACACAATCAGCTTATTAGAAGAAGGGAACACAGTCCCGTTTATTGCCCGATACAGAAAGGAACAGACAGGCGCCCTGGATGAAGTTCAAATCCGGGATATCATGGAGCGCTGGCAATACATACAAAATCTCAATCAGCGTAAAGAAGAGGTAGTCCGCTTAATTGAAGAACAGGGCAAGTTGACAGAAGAGCTAAAATCCAACATTGAAAAAGCGGTGAAGCTGCAGGAGGTAGAAGACTTATACCGGCCATATAAGCAAAAGCGCCGTACAAAAGCAACTGCAGCAAAGGAAAAAGGGCTTGAACCGTTTGCTGAATGGCTTCTCACCTTTCCCCTTAATGAAACCCCTGCTGCAAAGGCGAAAGAATTCTTATCTGATGAAAAGGAAGTAACTACAACGGAAGAGGCAATTGCTGGAGCGAAAGATATTATCGCAGAATGGGTGTCAGATGAAGCAGAAAGCAGAAAATGGATCCGTATGGAAACAGCCAAAAAAGGGACCATTGAGTCTTCTGTGAAGAATAAAGAGATTGACGAAAAAGGCGTTTTTGAAATGTACTACGAGTATGAGGAACCAGTGAGCAAGATTGTTCCGCACCGCACACTTGCATTAAACCGCGGTGAAAAAGAAGAGGTTTTAAGGATTAACATTAAGCCAAATACCGAATTTATTTTAAAGTACTTGAATAAAAAGTGGGTGAAGGATGAACGCTCCCCTGCAGTACCTAGTGTAAAGGAAGCCATTGAAGATGGATACAAGCGTCTGATTATGCCTTCGATTGAACGTGAAATCCGCAATGAACTAACTGAAAAAGCAGAAGAACAGGCAATCATGATTTTTTCTGAAAACCTCAGAAAACTGCTGCTTCAGCCCCCATTAAAAGGCAAGATGGTACTTGGTGTAGACCCTGCCTACAGAACTGGCTGCAAGCTGGCTGTTGTAGATGAAACAGGAAAAGTACTTGATATCGGTGTCATATATCCGCATCCGCCTGTTTCCAAAACGAAACAAGCACGAGAGAAAGTAGTTCATATTCTAAACACCTTCAAAGTAGAAATGGTTGCCATCGGCAATGGAACCGCCTCAAGGGAAACCGAGCAGTTCATCGCTGACATTTTAAAGGACATGAAAGAGGAGATATTCTACCTAATTGTCAATGAAGCAGGAGCGAGCGTATACTCTGCCTCAGACCTTGCCAGAGAAGAGTTTCCTGATTTTCAAGTAGAAGAAAGAAGTGCCGTATCCATTGCCCGTCGCCTTCAGGATCCTCTTGCAGAATTGGTTAAGATTGATCCCAAGTCCGTGGGGGTTGGTCAATATCAGCATGACGTATCCCAGAAAAAGCTGTCAGAATCACTCTCTTTTGTTGTAGAGACAGCGGTAAACCAAGTGGGTGTCAATGTGAATACAGCGTCATCTTCACTGCTGCAGCATGTAGCTGGCCTTTCAAAAACAGTTGCTGCTAATATAATCAAGAAACGGGAAGAAGAAGGGAAATTTACAGACCGCAAGCAGTTGAAAAAGATTCCGCGCCTTGGGGCCAAAACTTATGAACAGGCAATAGGTTTCCTGCGAATTATTGATGGGAAAGAATCTTTGGACCGGACTGGAATACACCCGGAAACGTATGCAGTAGTAAATAAATTGCTTGCTAATCTCGGCTTTAAATCCAGTGACCTTGGAACACAATCATTGAGGGAAGCGCTAAAAGGCATAAATATCAGCCAGACAGCCCAGGAACTTGAAATTGGTGAACTTACACTGAGAGATATTATTGATGCCTTAGTGAGACCGGAAAGGGATCCACGTGATGAGCTGCCAAAGCCGCTGCTAAAGAAAGAAGTGCTGAAACTTGAAGATCTGCAGGAAGGGATGGAGCTTCAAGGGACAGTGAGAAATGTTGTCGACTTTGGTGCATTTGTTGATATCGGGGTCAAACAGGATGGCCTTGTTCATATTTCCAAACTTAGCCGCCAATTTGTCAAACACCCGCTGGATGTCGTGTCTGTTGGGGATGTAGTAACAGTCTGGGTTGACTCAGTTGATAAGCACAAGGGAAGAGTCGCCTTAACTATGCTTGAACATTCTGATTAA
- a CDS encoding PP2C family serine/threonine-protein phosphatase, protein MTKLVRDNIEVIAHQTAKDGKAFCGDGYYFTATDEYFVCVLADGLGSGEFAYEASSAVVSVVEQHHEKDVDTLMKLCNDVLLQKRGAAVALFKVHFASMEFVYSCVGNIRFFLYSSTGKLTYPLPVTGYLSGRPQVFHTQRFTYEAKSKFLIYSDGLNIQGVKSLLKAFLPIDLISEDIKKQYSSTSDDATFILGSLL, encoded by the coding sequence ATGACCAAATTGGTTAGAGATAACATCGAAGTGATTGCTCACCAGACAGCAAAAGATGGCAAAGCTTTTTGCGGTGATGGATATTACTTCACCGCAACTGATGAATACTTTGTATGTGTGCTGGCAGATGGCCTTGGAAGCGGGGAATTCGCATATGAAGCTTCTTCTGCTGTTGTTTCTGTCGTAGAGCAGCATCATGAGAAAGATGTAGATACGCTCATGAAGCTTTGCAACGATGTTCTTTTACAAAAAAGAGGAGCAGCAGTAGCGCTTTTTAAAGTTCATTTTGCCTCCATGGAATTTGTATACAGCTGTGTAGGGAATATTCGGTTTTTCCTTTATTCATCTACTGGAAAACTCACTTATCCCCTGCCTGTAACTGGATATTTGTCAGGAAGGCCGCAGGTGTTTCATACCCAGCGGTTTACGTATGAAGCGAAATCTAAGTTTTTGATATACTCAGATGGCTTAAATATTCAAGGGGTTAAATCTTTGCTGAAAGCATTTCTCCCTATTGATCTTATCTCGGAAGATATAAAAAAGCAGTATTCATCTACCTCAGATGATGCTACTTTCATACTTGGAAGCTTACTCTAG
- the sigB gene encoding RNA polymerase sigma factor SigB: protein MQKQSQPNQKSKEETNALIKAYQLHQDEEAQNALVLQYQNLVEAIARKYSKGRSYHEDIVQVGIIGLLGAIRRYDESFGKTFEAFAVPTIIGEIKRFLRDKTWSVHVPRRIKELGPKIKATVEELTTELHRSPRVDEIADVLGVSEEEVLEAMEMGKSYQALSVDHSIEADSDGGTVTLLDIVGNEDEGYEKVNQMLVLEKVLHVLSEREKLIIQYTYLENMSQKEAGDKLGISQMHVSRLQRRAIKKLQEAIHSETNNSECLS, encoded by the coding sequence ATGCAAAAACAATCTCAACCTAACCAAAAATCCAAGGAAGAAACAAATGCTTTAATAAAAGCCTACCAGCTTCACCAGGATGAAGAAGCTCAAAATGCCCTGGTCCTTCAATATCAGAATTTAGTTGAAGCCATTGCACGCAAGTACTCAAAAGGAAGATCTTATCATGAGGATATTGTCCAGGTAGGCATTATAGGCTTATTAGGGGCTATCCGCCGTTATGATGAGTCTTTCGGCAAAACGTTTGAGGCCTTTGCTGTTCCTACAATTATCGGCGAAATTAAGCGCTTCTTAAGGGATAAAACTTGGAGCGTTCATGTTCCGCGCCGCATAAAGGAATTGGGCCCAAAGATTAAAGCGACCGTTGAAGAGCTCACAACCGAACTTCATAGGTCTCCAAGAGTGGACGAAATAGCCGATGTGCTGGGTGTATCAGAAGAAGAAGTGCTCGAAGCAATGGAAATGGGAAAAAGCTATCAGGCGCTTTCTGTTGACCATTCAATCGAGGCCGATTCTGATGGCGGAACAGTCACATTGCTGGATATCGTCGGAAATGAAGACGAGGGCTATGAGAAAGTAAATCAAATGCTTGTGCTTGAAAAAGTCCTGCATGTCCTGTCTGAGAGAGAGAAATTAATTATACAATACACATATCTTGAGAATATGAGCCAAAAAGAAGCTGGAGATAAACTGGGGATTTCCCAGATGCATGTCTCGAGACTTCAGCGCCGTGCAATCAAAAAGCTTCAGGAAGCGATCCACTCTGAAACAAATAACTCGGAGTGCCTTTCATGA
- the rsbW gene encoding anti-sigma B factor RsbW: protein MNEPFDYIEVKIPAKPEFVGVIRLTLSGIASRMGFAYEEIEDLKIATSEACTNAVQHAYKQNEQGEVVIGFGLYTDRLEVMVADSGKSFDFQSARQGIGPYDQTDSVEFLREGGLGLYLIETLMDEVRIHHKEGVTVFMTKYLEGEQVERDAKTIST, encoded by the coding sequence ATGAACGAGCCATTTGATTATATAGAGGTGAAAATTCCGGCCAAGCCGGAATTTGTTGGGGTAATCCGCCTGACGCTGTCAGGGATTGCCAGCAGAATGGGATTTGCATATGAAGAAATTGAAGATCTTAAAATCGCTACAAGTGAAGCTTGCACCAATGCAGTCCAACACGCATACAAACAGAATGAGCAAGGAGAAGTAGTCATCGGGTTCGGTTTATACACTGACCGTCTTGAGGTAATGGTCGCAGACAGCGGGAAAAGTTTTGACTTCCAATCTGCAAGACAAGGCATTGGGCCATACGACCAGACTGATTCTGTGGAATTCCTGCGTGAAGGAGGCTTGGGTCTATACCTGATTGAAACATTGATGGATGAAGTAAGAATTCATCACAAAGAGGGTGTTACGGTCTTCATGACCAAATACCTAGAGGGAGAGCAGGTGGAGAGGGATGCAAAAACAATCTCAACCTAA
- a CDS encoding anti-sigma factor antagonist → MNITIDVKENDMLIEAMVSGEIDAYTAPKLREELFPLTEKEGVEMVVNLSEVSYMDSTGLGVFVGVFKNVRANNGKFQIVGLSDRLKRLFEITGLADIIDINSGIEGGVQ, encoded by the coding sequence ATGAATATTACAATAGATGTAAAAGAAAATGATATGCTGATTGAAGCAATGGTAAGCGGAGAAATTGATGCGTATACAGCTCCTAAACTCCGTGAAGAGCTGTTTCCTTTAACAGAAAAAGAGGGCGTAGAAATGGTGGTCAACCTATCTGAAGTCTCTTATATGGATAGTACCGGCTTAGGTGTATTTGTTGGTGTATTTAAAAATGTCCGTGCCAATAACGGCAAATTCCAGATTGTTGGCTTGTCGGACCGTTTAAAGAGACTTTTCGAAATTACGGGCCTGGCCGATATTATTGATATTAACAGCGGGATTGAAGGTGGAGTACAATGA